One region of Channa argus isolate prfri chromosome 20, Channa argus male v1.0, whole genome shotgun sequence genomic DNA includes:
- the LOC137105659 gene encoding G protein-activated inward rectifier potassium channel 1-like, with protein MSAIRRKFGEDYQVVNTNRGTTFSAPVKKKRQRFVEKNGRCNVQHGNLGGETSRYISDLFTTLVDLKWRWNLLIFILTYTVAWLVMASMWWVIAYIRGDLSHGGHDSSYTPCVANVYNFPSAFLFFIETEATIGYGYRYITEKCPEGIILFLFQSLLGSIVDAFLIGCMFIKMSQPKKRAETLMFSQDAVISQRDGKLCLMFRVGNLRNSHMVSAQIRCKLIKSRQTPEGEFLPLDQCELDVGFGTGADQLFLVSPLTICHEINTNSPFFDLSQRSLMNEQFEIVVILEGIVETTGMTCQARTSYTEDEVLWGHRFLPVMSLEEGFFRVDYSQFHNTFEVPTPPYSVKEQEEKASLTLPNSLPIFAPTPTTPLLGNGGRGGRRERLLSADCADHVEDQAFRLPSKLQRMSSSKEEQVWRGMKTGSALPGGKASSTGDLPLSIQRLRSSSIPVARLGHQEEHVQLLPLDGDAEEGELDKHKPPAAISTITAPSPTPIQIPLVGSRLEDNLPPKLRRMNADR; from the exons ATGTCAGCCATAAGGAGGAAATTTGGAGAGGACTACCAGGTGGTAAACACCAACCGGGGCACGACTTTTTCGGCACCGGTGAAGAAGAAGAGGCAGCGCTTTGTGGAGAAGAACGGCCGCTGCAATGTCCAGCACGGTAACCTTGGCGGAGAGACCAGCCGGTACATCTCCGATCTCTTCACCACACTGGTGGATCTCAAGTGGCGCTGGAACCTACTCATCTTTATCCTCACTTACACAGTTGCATGGTTGGTCATGGCTTCAATGTGGTGGGTGATCGCCTACATCCGCGGCGACTTGAGCCACGGCGGCCACGACTCGTCCTACACTCCGTGTGTCGCCAACGTGTACAACTTTCCCTCCGCGTTCCTGTTTTTCATTGAGACCGAGGCGACCATCGGCTACGGATACCGCTACATCACGGAGAAGTGCCCCGAGGGTatcattctctttcttttccagtCTCTGCTGGGGTCCATCGTGGACGCCTTCCTCATCGGCTGCATGTTCATCAAGATGTCGCAGCCGAAGAAGCGCGCTGAGACACTGATGTTTAGCCAGGACGCCGTAATTTCGCAGCGGGACGGGAAGTTGTGCCTCATGTTCCGAGTCGGGAACCTGCGGAACAGCCATATGGTGTCCGCGCAGATAAGGTGCAAACTCATTAAG TCTCGACAGACCCCAGAGGGTGAGTTCCTGCCTCTGGACCAGTGTGAGCTGGACGTGGGCTTTGGGACGGGGGCGGACCAGCTCTTCTTGGTGTCACCTTTAACCATCTGCCACGAGATCAACACCAACAGCCCGTTCTTTGATCTGTCTCAACGCTCACTCATGAACGAGCAATTTGAGATTGTTGTCATCTTAGAAGGCATTGTGGAAACTACTG GGATGACGTGTCAGGCGAGGACATCTTACACTGAAGATGAAGTCTTATGGGGCCACCGTTTCCTCCCTGTCATGTCACTGGAAGAGGGCTTCTTCAGAGTTGACTACTCCCAGTTTCACAACACCTTTGAGGTCCCTACACCTCCCTATAGTGTCAAAGAACAAGAGGAGAAAGCTTCACTGACTTTGCCTAACTCTCTGCCCATTTTTGCACCCACGCCCACCACCCCTCTGTTGGGTAATGGTGGCCGTGGAGGCCGGAGGGAAAGGCTCCTGTCAGCCGACTGTGCAGATCATGTGGAGGACCAAGCCTTCAGGCTTCCAAGCAAACTCCAGCGCATGAGCTCTAGCAAGGAGGAACAGGTCTGGAGGGGGATGAAGACGGGATCAGCCTTGCCAGGGGGGAAGGCCTCCAGCACAGGAGACCTGCCGCTTAGTATTCAGAGGCTGAGATCCAGCTCTATACCGGTTGCAAGGCTAGGACATCAGGAGGAGCACGTCCAGCTTTTACCCTTGGATGGAGATGCTGAGGAGGGAGAGCTGGACAAGCACAAACCACCTGCAGCCATAAGTACCATCACTGCTCCTTCGCCCACACCAATCCAGATCCCCCTGGTGGGGAGTCGGCTGGAGGACAACCTTCCCCCCAAACTGCGCAGAATGAATGCTGACCGTTAA